The Nycticebus coucang isolate mNycCou1 chromosome 17, mNycCou1.pri, whole genome shotgun sequence nucleotide sequence gaactcaagcgatcattttgcctcagcctcctcagtagctggcactacaggcgcctgccacagtgcccagctaatttttagatgggtcctcactcttgctcaggtctcaaactcctgagcccaagcaatccagccacctcagcttcgcagagtgctaggattacaggagtgagccacagtgcccggcctcACAAACTCTTGATAAtggaatctaatgccactgccaCTGTTCTGCTGTAAAGCAACTCCCACGCCTGTCGGGTTGACAAGTGAGCTCTACCATGAGCAGCCCTCACTCTTCCTGGGTTCAAATACCAGCACCACCTCCCAGCTGCATGCccttgggcaagggacttcacTTCCCTCAACCAACTGGTTTTGAAGCCTTATGACCTGTGCTAGGGACCCCAAGCAGCACCCAGCACCTGGTGGCCTTCTCCTTCCTCCAGCCAGCAGCCTTAAAGGTTCTTCCCCAACTGAGGGAAGCAGTGATGAAAAGCTCAAAGTGAATTGTTCCCATAATCGAATGGGGAAACCGAGTCCCAGAGTTGGGACATGATCCTGGAATTTGAataggtgttcagtaaatatttgttagataaatgaatgaatgggtgaataaATTTGAGCAGATGTCTTTAGAGACTTCTATCATGGGAATCGGAGGGCCTTTAGGAACTCCTAACGAGGATGTGTGAGCCAAGAATGGTGGGGGCAGGTCAGTGACCTGTGATGTGGTGTCTATGCCAGATTGTTGCTTCAGTCTTTTTCTGTGGATATAGCCCATAATATTTTCATCAATCTTTCAAATAGGGTAGCTGACCCAAATACACTAAGAGCCTTAATCCAATCTTCCCCCATTTAACTGACGGAAATGGGGTCACATAGGAAGTCAATAGCAGAGTGAGCCTAGGCCTCCTGAATCTGGATTCATGGACCAGCTGGGAATTGCAGCACCCTGCCTGTCATCCCTGAGGCCCCACCCTTCCCTATGTGCCTCCCAGCAAGGCCCCCACCAACACTACCCATTTCTTCCCCTATCCCATGGGGGAGAGTAGAGGCCATGCCCCTGGAAGTCCGGCCCCCACTTCAGCAGTTCTTTGAAATTTCCCTTTCTACTCTCTCTTacggtgtgtgtgtatttttctgtgtgtatgtcACTGTCTCTCACTGTTCGTTTGATAGCAGGTAAAAGGGCAGTAAGAAATTACAATCTCagaaataccaaaaatacatcaaAACATATTTGGCCAAAACAGTGCTctgtttttctgaagaaaatgtaGGACTTTAAatggatttattaaaaaaaaaaagtgcggtggctcatgcctgtaatcttaacccTTAGGGAGGATTCAGAGTattccttgaggtcagaagtttgagacaagcctaagcaagagcaagatgtcatctctactaaaaataggaaaatgagagcctggcatggtggctcacgcctgtaatcccagctcttgggaggccaagatctGTGGATCGCCTGCACTCACGGATTGGataccagcctaagccagagcaagacctcatctctaaaaatagctggcatggtggcaggtgcctgtagtcccaactcaggaggctgaggcaagagaatctcttgagctctagaatttgaggttgctgtgagctatgacaccatagcactctaccaagggcaacaaagtaagactctgtcccaaaaaataaaataaaatgaaaataggaaaatgagtTAGGTATGTGGTGCttgcccgtagtcctagctactagggatagcttgagcccaggagtttgaggttgcagtaagctatgatgatatcacacTGTAGctagggtgacagtgtgagaccctaccgcaaaaatctcaaaaataaataagaaaagaaaatttgacaaAACGAATTAAATTCTTACCTCAACAaacaaagaagaatttttttttaaaaactcaaacattggtggcacccgtagctcagtgggtagggcactggccacatacactgaagctggcaggttcgagaccccagcctgggccagtatttgtctctgagagaatggttctcaaagtgtgtttctgctgggcggcgcctgtggctcagtcggtagggcgccggccccatataccgagggtggcaggttcaaacctggccctggccaaactgcaaccaaaaaatagctgggcgttgtggcaggcgcctgtagtcccagctactcgggaggctgaggcaggagaatcgcttaagcccaggagttggaggttgctgtgagctgtgtgaggccagagcactctaccgagggccataaagtgagactctgtctctacaaaaaaaaaaaaaaaagtgtgtttctgctaaacaacgatgatgacaactgcaatgaaaaaagtggccaggcattggggcaagtgcctgtagtcccagctactcaggaggctaaggcaagagaattgcttgagcccaagagtttgaggttgctgtgagctgtgatgctacggcactctaccaagggtgacatagtcagactctgtctcaagaaaaaaaaaaaattcatgaaagagATGGCATTTTAAAAGGGATAATGAGATTCGAGGAGATTGCTTGAGGCAAGGAGAATGCTTGGGgctgggagttggagaccactctgagcaacaCAAAGAGACCCTATTGctaaaaatgatttcaatatgACATAgcggtgcacacctgtagttccagctaagcaagaggctgaggcaggaggatcacttgaacccaggagtttgaggttgctgtgagttgtgatgatgaccctgcactctagcctgggagatagagtgagaccctgtcatggggatggagggagaggataATGAAGTAAAAGCTTTTTTCAAAACCAACATAATAGACAAACGTTTGACAAGTATGATTGGGAGAAGGCACAAAGGAGTAACCCTGAGAATGAAAAGCAGGGGACGTTAGTACAGACTCAAATGACAGTTTCAAATTATGAGAGAATCTCCCCCACAATGTTGTAacaatacatttgaaaatttggaTGAAATGGACAATATTCTGGGCACTGGTTTCCAAACTTGAGCATGCataagaatcacctggagggcttataaaatataaattgctgAGCCCTcccccagagtttctgactcAGTAAGTTTAGGTAAGGTgttagaatttgcatttctaacaaatttgCTGCTGCTGTGGTGTTTGAGAACCACTCTCTCAGGGACTAATACTGGCCTCACACCCACTTCCTGAACTGCCTAGCAGCTCTCTTCTGTTGTGATTGGGAATAGAAGAGGGTTTATGATCAATAGCCTAAACCTCATCCAGTGGGATGACTGAGGGATGGGGAACCTCAGGGAGCTGAGACACGAGCAGTAAGGCAGAGAGCCCTTCCCCACCAGGCACTGACCTTAGCGCTTTTACCTGCATGAGCTCTTTTATCTCTTGAGGCCGTTACTGTTTCTTCACTAGATGAGAAAATGATGCACAAAGAGGATGAAAAATTCCCAGAGTCCACACCTTGTCAACCGTGGGATCTAGTTCCATGTCCTGGGACCAGCACTAGCCACACCACCCACACCTTAATTCTGAGCCCTGCTCCTCTGTGGGGTGGGCTCGCTGTCCTGATCTCACAGTGGCAAGAACAGGTCCGGAAGCCAGGGCTCCAGCAGCCAGAAGGGAAGTGCAGCTGATGAGGGGCCCCAAGCAGGGGCTGTGAGTCACCtgaactctctgagcctcacttccCTCATCAGTCAAAAACTGAGGTCAAAAACAGTCCTTTCCTCAAAGGGttgttgtgaaaaataaattagtgtCTACTcccctgcctggcacacagttcTCAACTGCAGCATCTTTCCTGCAGCGTTAAAGTTATTATTACGTAAGCACCAGAATTTCTTACAGGCCACTTCCACAGATGGTATCTCATTCAGTTGTCATGGCCACCCTGGGGGTAGCTAGTACCCTTTctgttttacaaataaggaaaatgaggctccAGGAGTGGCAGTGAGAGACCCAACATGCCTCAGACCGCCAGTGGCAGGAGTCTAAATTAGAAGCAGGAGGCCCCCAGGGCCAGGGCAACAGCATTCACCCCATCTGTGAGTCCTTGTCTCGGCAAGAGAGTGAGACAGTGTCCGCCCAGACCCCAGGCATCCTGCGCTCCGCACCCCTCACTGCCTCAGGCCTTACTCTCTCTACCCAACACAAAGGTTCAGCAAGGGCCAACaacttgccccaggtcacacagcggGCAAGTGACCTACTCCAGACCCAAGCTTGGTGACCCTGCAAATCCTGACACATCAGAAGTGTTGAGAACATACAGGAAGAATCTCCAGCCTACTGCCTCCCAACCCCTCCCGGTTCTCTGAAACCGACCCTATCAGTGGACAAATATACCTTTCTCTCCAAGTACTGAGCcttcacacacaaaataaaactgcaaacaaaataaacaagaatcATAACAATAATACGTCAACCATTGCTCTGGGGCTTGGGGCGGGCATCGGAAGGGTGCCGCACCGTGCGCTGCCTACTATGTGCTGTCTCTCAGAGCTCAGGATCATCCTGCAACacctgcatttatttttctttttacaaatgagaaaacctaCAATTACAGAATCACCCGTTCAAGGTCACTCAGCTAGGAAGTGGCCAGTTTTAATTTGAACACATTTCTAGCCAACAGCTCATCTGAGTTCTCACCACTTTCCGCAGAACAGGGAGCGCAAGGAGGAACCCCAGCCAGGGATGTAGCACGCAAAGAGTTTGCAcctaaaaattttagaattaaccAGAAGAAAGCGATTCTGCAAGTCTCCTCAGGCTGGAGCGGAGGGTGACCGCTCCGCATGCGTTCCTGTCACTATGGCCCTGCAGCACGAGCAGAGCTGGAAGTGGTCCCCGCGCTCAGGCCGGACTGCAGCCGGGAGGGACTCTTTGCTCGCGAGTCCCAAAGAAATCCCGCTATTTTCTCTAAATACGAGCTGCTCCTGCCTTTGACACTTAGGAACTCAAGATCCCTAGACCTGCTGGATCCCCAAGCGGGTACCTACGCGCGACCACAGCCCCTCCGAACTGCAACGAATTTCTAGAGCCAGATCAACGCTTCCCAAAGAACGATCCCAGATCCCCAGCCCAGCCGGGGCCCGCACGCGTGGGCACCTGCGAGTCACGCCGCGGTCCTCCTGGCCAGAGCCAGGGAGCGTCTCCAAAGTGGCCACGACGCCGCGGCCGAAACTCGGGCGGGGGCGAATTCTCCCCACGCGGGTCAATGTTCTCCGTAGCGCGGAGAACGCTTCGGTGCTCCCCTCGCCCCGAGAGCAGGGAGCTCGAAGCCTGCGCCCCGGGATGCGCCCCTTTCGTTGCTTTCGCGGTTGTAGAGTGTCCAAGAGGCTTCTGCGGATTTCTCAGGGCTGTTCCAGGGCTGCAACTCCATTGTAACTGAAGGGATtcatttggtttggtttttgttcagatgaaaaaatttggaagaaaacGAAAACCCCTTCAGCAAAAGACAATTTCACAAGCCACGCGCTCCACCAGCTCAGCCCTGCGGCTGCAAAGCGGCCGGGGCCGAGAGGAGCGGGGAGCGTCTGCTAATTGCAGCTTCGTTAGATTTCGGGTTTGGGAGGCTGCGGTTCGGGCGCTAATATCCGCCGCCCATTATCCCGGCTAATAAATTTGACCTATTGTTCGTTTGTTAAAATGATGTCACCTTGGAACAGTCCCTAAGCTCCTATTTCCATGAATTAGGCCTTTATTGAAAGCCAGGAGCCAATGAGAGGAGAGAGGCTTGTTGATCGCAGCCAATGGCTGCGGCGGCAGAGGAATTAGCAGCGGAAACTCCAGGTTCGGTTCAAGAAAGATGACACAGAGCCTGTCGGGCCCGCGCACTCTTGGCAAAGTTTCAGTGCGACGAGAGGCGCCGGGCGTTCCATGGCCGCGCCGTAACCGGGACCCAGCCGCCTCcccgcccagcccagcccagcccttccGCCCGCCCAGGATGGAGGCGCCCGCCAGCGCGCAGACCCCTCACCCGCACGAGCCCATCAGCTTCGGCATCGACCAGATCCTCAACAGCCCGGACCAGGACAGCGCATCCGCCCCGCGGGGCCCCGACGGCGCCAACTACCTGGGAGGGCCCCCCGGGGGCCGTCCGGGAGCCACGTACCCCTCTCTGCCCGCCTCCTTTGCTGGCCTCGGCGCGCCCTTCGAGGACGCAGGATCTTACAGTGTCAACCTGAGCTTAGCGCCCGCCGGCGTGATCCGGGTGCCGGCTCACAGGCCGCTGCCCGGGGCCGTGCCGCCGCCTCTGCCAAGCGCGCTGCCCGCCATGCCCTCGGTGCCCACGGTCTCCAGCCTGGGCGGCCTCAATTTCCCCTGGATGGAGAGCAGCCGCCGCTTCGTGAAAGACCGCTTCACAGGTGAGCAGAACAGGCGAACGGGCTCCAGGCCTCCGCCCTCCGGGTGCCAGAGGCGCCGCTCCCTTTGCGCTCCACTCCCGGAAACGATTCCAGAGGCCCAAGCACCGCGGAGGCCTCAGGGCCTAAGGCCCCGGGCATCCGTGGAGGGGAGGGTGATCGGAGAGTTGCAGGAAAATAAATCTGCGCCCAGGGagaggggcgggggagggggcgtCTACTGACCAGCTTGTTACCGTTGGGAACGCGCGAGACAGAGAAATAGCGGAACACTCTGTGTCTCACGGGGTCTACATGGGGCCTGAACTGCGGCCGAACCGGGCTGGGCTTCAGGGGCCCTGGTGTGTCTCTGCAGCGGCGGCCGCTCTCACGCCCTTCACCGTGACCCGTCGCATCGGCCACCCCTACCAGAACCGGACGCCGCCTAAGCGCAAGAAGCCGCGCACGTCCTTTTCCCGGGTGCAAATCTGCGAGCTGGAAAAGCGCTTCCATCGTCAGAAGTACCTGGCCTCCGCCGAGAGGGCGGCGCTCGCCAAGTCCCTCAAAATGACGGACGCGCAGGTCAAGACCTGGTTCCAAAACCGGAGGACCAAGTGGCGGTGAGAGAGGCCTGACCCGGCCCACCTTGCACCTGCTCTTCACCCGCCCCGCCCCGAATCTCAGtcactctgtctcccttcctGGTGCTACCTcttacccaccccaccccaggcctgggCCTCCCTCTACCCCCGCCTTCCCGGTTTTAGCTCCTCTTTTCTCGCCGTCTCGCCGGCTTGTGTTTCTTCATCAGGGTCCCCATCACCATCTCTCCAGAGCTCCTCCGACTCTGTGTTTTATTCTGTCTCCTACGCTCCCTTGATTTCCCCTCATCTCGCACTTCCCCAACACACACGCCTCCCGCACTCTCCTTCGCCCTCATTCTAGTCCGCTAGCCCGGATTTCCAACAATCCCCCCGGACTCCGGGTCCTCTTGTAGCTCCCGGTCTCAACTCCAGCCCTGTTTTTATCCGATCCCTGTTTCGAACTAACCCGCAAAAGGCAAAGCGATTGCATCCAGGAAAAGGGTTCAAAACACGGCCTGGAAAACTAGATAAGACAGACCCGGACCCGGGGCGCCGTGCGGGAAATGCAGAGCCAGCCCGCCACCCGCGGACCCCATCGACCCTGCCACCCGCAGGGCCGGGTCAGTTACACACAGGCCTTGGGACTGTTTTCCTGAGAAAAGAGCAATCTTTATTGTTGGCGAAGCCACAATAAGCCGGCGTGCAGGTGGGCGGCGGGCACAGTCCCTTCCCGGAGACCGCCAGGCTCATGACAAAAACAAACCCTCTTCCAAGATACGAGAGCCTCGGGCGTAAAACCGGGGCTAGAGGTCAGACGGGTTCTGCGCCTCGAGGCTCCCGAATGGCCTCTGGTCCCgggagggctggggctgggcccgGCGCCCCGCGGCGCCGGGTGCATGACCGTGCggtccttctccctcccctggtGCAGGCGGCAGACGGCGGAGGAGCGGGAGGCGGAGCGGCAGCAGGCGAGCCGGCTCATGCTGCAGCTGCAACACGACGCCTTCCAAAAGAGCCTCAACGACTCCATCCAGCCCGACCCGCTCTGTCTGCACAACTCGTCGCTCTTTGCTCTGCAGAATCTGCAGCCTTGGGAGGAGGATAGTTCCAAGGTCCCCGCTGTCACCTCTCTGGTGTGAACCACCAGCACGCACCGTCGCCACAGATCGCCGCCCCAACCCGGCGGGGCGCCCCAGCCCCCCAGCCGGGCTGGCGGGGAACTGGGGCCGAGAGGGGAAGAGGCCGCCAAGCTGGAGTAGGCCCCAGGGCGCGGCTGCAGACCGGCCCGCCGCGGATGGGGGCTGGGCCCGGGCTCCTCGCGGCTGCACAATCCGAGCGCCCGCCCCGCGCCCCGTCCCGCCCCAGGCCGGGGCCTGACAAAGAAAGCGCCTTACGTTTCTCCGCCCCCAGcccgcaccccccacccccgggctGGGCGCCTGTATTATACTTTGTACTTTTGCCCAAACGTGTAAATAATAAAggttttggcttttttctttagaaattggcCACCTGCTTCCCCGCGGGGGCCGCTGGAGGAGGGGTAGCCGACCTGGCCGTTGGGGGAAGCGCCAGAGGCCGGAGCACCCTGCGTTTAGGCTGGGTCCACTCTTCTTTTCCGTTCCTTTTATTTAAGtcgttttatttaataaaaaagttagctATTTCACTTAACGCCGC carries:
- the TLX3 gene encoding T-cell leukemia homeobox protein 3, whose amino-acid sequence is MEAPASAQTPHPHEPISFGIDQILNSPDQDSASAPRGPDGANYLGGPPGGRPGATYPSLPASFAGLGAPFEDAGSYSVNLSLAPAGVIRVPAHRPLPGAVPPPLPSALPAMPSVPTVSSLGGLNFPWMESSRRFVKDRFTAAAALTPFTVTRRIGHPYQNRTPPKRKKPRTSFSRVQICELEKRFHRQKYLASAERAALAKSLKMTDAQVKTWFQNRRTKWRRQTAEEREAERQQASRLMLQLQHDAFQKSLNDSIQPDPLCLHNSSLFALQNLQPWEEDSSKVPAVTSLV